The Gemmatimonadota bacterium genome window below encodes:
- the purQ gene encoding phosphoribosylformylglycinamidine synthase subunit PurQ codes for MRVAVLTFPGSNCDEDCFRALEQVPGLEPEFVWHRTADLGAVDAVVLPGGFAHGDYLRAGAIARFSPVMRPVQAFAEAGGPVIGICNGFQVLCETGLLPGAFLRNDSLRFRSHPVHIRVETVNTPFTSAYRKGQILRIPIAHGEGNYFADSETLAQLEGEDRVVFRYTTPDGGLGPGSNPNGSCHNIAGILNASRNVLGLMPHPERAMEDALGSSDGRGVFESLARHLAGVAG; via the coding sequence GTGAGGGTCGCGGTCCTCACCTTCCCCGGCTCCAACTGCGACGAAGACTGCTTCCGCGCGCTGGAGCAGGTCCCTGGGTTGGAGCCGGAGTTCGTCTGGCACCGCACGGCTGACCTTGGGGCCGTAGACGCGGTCGTCCTCCCGGGAGGATTCGCCCACGGCGATTACCTCCGCGCCGGCGCCATCGCACGATTTTCCCCCGTCATGCGCCCCGTGCAGGCCTTTGCGGAGGCCGGCGGTCCGGTGATCGGCATTTGCAACGGCTTTCAGGTCCTTTGCGAGACAGGGCTCCTCCCCGGGGCCTTTCTCCGGAACGACTCGCTCCGATTCCGCAGCCACCCGGTGCATATCCGCGTCGAAACGGTGAACACCCCCTTCACTTCGGCTTACCGGAAGGGACAGATCCTCAGGATTCCCATCGCGCACGGCGAAGGAAACTACTTCGCGGACTCCGAGACCCTCGCCCAACTCGAAGGGGAGGACCGCGTGGTTTTTCGTTACACGACTCCGGACGGCGGGCTCGGTCCGGGCTCGAATCCCAACGGGTCCTGCCACAACATCGCGGGGATCCTGAACGCGTCTCGAAACGTCCTCGGATTGATGCCCCACCCGGAACGGGCCATGGAGGATGCGCTCGGCTCCTCCGACGGCCGCGGCGTCTTTGAATCGCTCGCGCGGCACCTGGCGGGCGTTGCCGGATGA